In Aequorivita sp. H23M31, a single window of DNA contains:
- a CDS encoding metal-dependent transcriptional regulator — protein sequence MTLAEENYLKAIFHLEFENGGEISTNAIAESMETKPSSVTDMVQKLAEKKMLIYKRYKGVQLTEEGRRLAAYVIRKHRLWEVFLVEKLNFHWDEVHEIAEQLEHIKSDELITRLDQFLGSPDFDPHGDPIPDKDGILKRTEKKLLSEIEKNQQGVCVGVKESSPEFLQYLDKKKISIGTKITVLGKEFFDGSMVIRVGNDQFFISLKIAENLFVQSV from the coding sequence ATGACCTTAGCGGAAGAGAATTATCTTAAAGCTATTTTCCATTTAGAATTTGAAAATGGAGGTGAAATCAGTACAAATGCAATTGCAGAAAGTATGGAGACCAAACCATCTTCAGTTACGGACATGGTTCAGAAATTGGCCGAGAAGAAGATGCTCATTTACAAACGCTATAAAGGTGTTCAGCTTACGGAAGAGGGACGAAGACTTGCTGCATATGTTATCAGAAAACATCGTTTATGGGAAGTGTTCTTGGTTGAAAAGCTAAATTTTCATTGGGATGAAGTTCACGAAATAGCCGAACAATTGGAGCATATTAAATCTGACGAACTCATTACTCGGCTTGATCAATTTTTAGGAAGTCCAGATTTTGATCCCCACGGAGATCCAATTCCCGATAAGGATGGAATTTTAAAACGAACTGAAAAAAAGTTACTCTCCGAGATTGAAAAAAACCAACAAGGAGTATGTGTGGGAGTTAAGGAATCGAGCCCCGAGTTTCTGCAATATTTAGATAAGAAGAAAATAAGTATTGGAACAAAAATAACTGTACTGGGAAAGGAATTTTTTGACGGCTCGATGGTAATTCGGGTTGGAAATGATCAGTTTTTTATTTCCCTCAAAATTGCTGAGAACTTATTTGTACAGTCTGTTTAA
- a CDS encoding DUF5053 domain-containing protein → METSAKEKMIHPTQTKKLLEDILLEVSWAKIAKQYFGKSASWMYNKLSETDGNGNIGGFTKAEKEQLQGALYDLAQRIRKTADKLEQ, encoded by the coding sequence ATGGAAACATCTGCAAAAGAAAAAATGATACACCCTACCCAAACGAAAAAACTTTTGGAGGATATTTTATTGGAAGTCTCTTGGGCCAAAATAGCGAAACAATATTTTGGAAAATCGGCCTCTTGGATGTATAACAAGCTTTCGGAAACTGATGGAAATGGAAATATCGGAGGGTTTACCAAAGCAGAAAAAGAACAATTGCAGGGTGCTTTATACGATCTTGCCCAAAGAATTAGAAAAACTGCGGATAAATTAGAACAATGA
- a CDS encoding HD domain-containing protein produces MVSFSSEEIIQNTINFVKKELKDAEGGHDWFHIERVFKNALLISKNEDVDLTVVSLGALLHDIADYKFHDGDETVGPSKARKFLQSQNLSEEKMEHVVNIIENVSFKGGNMEQRFHSKELDVVQDADRLDAIGAIGIARTFNYGGFKNRKMYDPEIKPNLNMTPEEYKNSDAPTINHFYEKLLLLKDNMNTHTGREIAEDRHWFMEKFLEQFYTEWEGRK; encoded by the coding sequence ATGGTATCATTTTCTTCAGAAGAAATAATCCAAAACACAATCAACTTTGTCAAAAAAGAACTGAAAGATGCCGAAGGCGGACACGATTGGTTTCATATTGAGCGTGTTTTTAAAAATGCGCTCCTTATTTCAAAAAACGAAGATGTTGATTTAACTGTAGTTTCTTTAGGAGCTTTGCTTCACGATATTGCAGATTATAAATTTCACGATGGCGATGAAACGGTGGGACCTTCAAAAGCACGCAAATTTCTTCAATCACAGAATCTTTCCGAAGAAAAAATGGAGCACGTTGTAAACATTATTGAAAACGTTTCATTTAAAGGTGGAAATATGGAGCAACGTTTTCATTCCAAAGAACTGGATGTAGTTCAGGATGCCGATAGGCTTGATGCCATTGGAGCCATAGGAATTGCTCGGACATTTAATTATGGCGGATTTAAAAACCGAAAGATGTACGATCCGGAAATTAAGCCTAATCTAAATATGACCCCGGAAGAATACAAAAATTCTGATGCTCCTACTATTAATCATTTTTATGAAAAATTGCTTCTTCTAAAAGATAACATGAACACCCACACTGGGCGAGAAATTGCAGAGGATCGGCATTGGTTTATGGAAAAATTCCTCGAGCAATTTTATACTGAATGGGAAGGAAGGAAATAA
- a CDS encoding T9SS type A sorting domain-containing protein, with amino-acid sequence MPNNQITSMDLSQNPQFYYIDCRDNLISELDVSANLILRTLKSSNNPIGTLDVSQNTSLAYLICENNALTSLDVSQNLQLIELNFSNNQVSTIDVSNSPQLYDLICNSNQLISLEISNNPELNTLNCESNQIEVLNLTQSPNLQEINCSENAISELNVSNIIGLGHLNCKSNNLSNLDLSQNILLINLNVSDNNLTELTLIFHRFLFDLYCSDNDISNLNIVESNGLRIIECDSNNISQLDVSRYVGLLNLKVDSNLFTELNVDANTVLVDLDCSNNIISDLNLSNNFSLENVNVSNNQIASLDASQNPSLITLDCSENVLESLNIKNGFNFEITKMYAFDNPNLSCIQVDDEDFAITQVCDIPANQGWCKDEMAIYNEDCQLSTREFAFSDLVLFPNPARDIVNIFSYENVGNVKIFSAQGILLKEVATPSFSISDLKTGLYLAQMTGNGKTVTKKFIRE; translated from the coding sequence ATGCCGAACAATCAAATAACTTCAATGGACCTTTCGCAAAATCCTCAATTTTATTATATCGACTGCAGGGATAACTTGATTTCTGAGTTGGACGTTTCGGCAAATTTAATTCTAAGAACATTGAAATCTTCAAATAATCCAATTGGAACTTTGGATGTATCCCAAAATACTAGTTTGGCTTACTTAATTTGTGAAAACAATGCATTAACCTCGCTTGATGTTTCGCAAAATCTACAATTGATTGAGTTGAACTTTTCCAATAATCAAGTTTCAACCATTGATGTTTCCAATTCTCCACAACTATATGATTTAATATGTAATTCAAACCAATTGATAAGTTTGGAAATTTCGAATAACCCGGAGTTGAACACTTTAAATTGCGAATCAAACCAAATTGAAGTTTTAAACCTTACACAAAGTCCAAATTTGCAGGAAATAAATTGTAGTGAAAACGCTATTTCGGAATTAAATGTATCCAACATAATCGGTCTTGGACATCTGAATTGTAAATCAAACAATCTTTCCAATCTGGATTTATCCCAAAATATACTTCTGATTAATTTAAATGTAAGTGATAACAACTTGACTGAACTTACCCTAATCTTTCACCGCTTTTTATTTGACCTTTATTGCAGCGATAATGATATCTCAAATTTAAATATTGTAGAATCCAACGGTCTGCGAATAATAGAATGTGATTCCAATAATATCTCTCAATTGGATGTTTCCCGTTATGTGGGTTTACTAAATCTAAAAGTTGATTCAAATTTATTTACCGAATTAAATGTTGATGCCAACACCGTTTTAGTTGATCTGGATTGTAGTAATAATATTATTTCGGATTTAAATTTATCTAACAATTTTAGTCTGGAAAACGTAAATGTCTCCAATAATCAAATTGCAAGTCTCGATGCTTCGCAAAATCCCAGTTTAATAACTTTGGACTGTTCGGAAAATGTTTTGGAAAGTTTGAACATCAAAAATGGTTTCAATTTTGAAATAACTAAAATGTATGCATTTGATAATCCGAATCTTTCTTGCATTCAGGTGGATGATGAAGATTTTGCCATTACACAAGTTTGTGACATTCCTGCTAACCAAGGTTGGTGCAAAGACGAAATGGCAATTTATAATGAAGACTGCCAATTGAGTACAAGAGAATTTGCATTTTCAGACTTAGTTTTATTCCCAAATCCCGCTCGGGATATTGTAAATATTTTTTCCTATGAGAATGTTGGGAATGTGAAAATCTTTTCTGCTCAGGGAATACTGTTGAAAGAAGTGGCTACCCCCAGTTTTAGTATTTCCGACCTTAAAACCGGCCTATATTTGGCGCAAATGACAGGTAACGGGAAAACCGTAACAAAAAAGTTTATAAGGGAATAA
- a CDS encoding metal ABC transporter solute-binding protein, Zn/Mn family, protein MKKIILLLITLTVFASCKNSSEENGKLKVVTTTNILADLVSKIGGDKISLQSLMGAGVDPHLYKASEGDVSKLYNADIIFCGGLHLEGKLVDIFEKMQGKKNTVSVGDRLPHDKLISSANFASNYDPHVWFNIQFFKQFAQIVTDELSKADEENAETYAANNKKYQAKLDDLETEIKSIINTLPREKRILVTAHDAFNYFGKAYDFEVVGLQGISTATEAGVRDVQKLSDFIIDNDVKAIFVESSVPRRTIEALQAAVLSKKHKVEIGGSLYSDALGNPGTEEGTYIGMFRYNVNTIVNALK, encoded by the coding sequence ATGAAAAAAATTATATTACTTCTTATAACATTAACTGTTTTTGCCAGCTGTAAGAATTCTTCAGAGGAAAACGGAAAACTTAAGGTAGTTACTACAACCAATATTCTAGCTGATCTGGTTTCGAAAATTGGTGGGGATAAAATCTCTTTGCAATCCTTGATGGGTGCTGGAGTTGATCCGCATTTATATAAAGCGAGTGAAGGTGATGTGAGCAAATTGTATAATGCTGATATTATCTTCTGCGGCGGACTTCATTTAGAAGGGAAGCTTGTTGATATTTTTGAAAAAATGCAAGGAAAGAAAAACACGGTTTCTGTTGGTGATAGGTTGCCGCACGATAAGCTGATTTCCTCGGCAAATTTTGCATCCAATTACGATCCGCATGTGTGGTTTAACATTCAGTTTTTTAAACAGTTTGCCCAGATTGTTACCGATGAACTTTCGAAAGCGGATGAGGAAAATGCAGAGACTTATGCAGCGAACAATAAGAAATATCAAGCCAAATTGGATGACTTGGAAACTGAAATAAAATCCATTATAAATACACTTCCTAGGGAGAAACGAATTCTGGTTACTGCCCACGATGCCTTTAACTACTTCGGAAAAGCTTACGATTTTGAGGTGGTTGGTCTGCAGGGAATCTCTACTGCAACCGAAGCCGGCGTGCGCGATGTCCAGAAGCTTTCAGATTTCATCATCGATAACGATGTGAAGGCCATTTTCGTGGAAAGTTCTGTTCCACGCCGGACTATTGAGGCTCTTCAAGCGGCAGTTCTTTCAAAAAAACACAAAGTAGAGATTGGTGGTTCCCTTTATAGTGATGCCTTGGGCAATCCCGGAACAGAAGAAGGCACTTATATCGGAATGTTTAGGTATAACGTCAACACTATTGTAAACGCATTAAAATAA
- a CDS encoding lysophospholipid acyltransferase family protein, translated as MKALSKLISYPFSIVFYLVFGLTIIVFHAIQWICFNLFGYQAHKKSVDYFNWSLMRCLNLLGTTFHAKVDTNIPNNVPIIIVSNHQSMWDIPPISWYLRRYHPKFISKVELGKGIPSISYNLKYGGSILIDRKNPRQAIVEMVKFSKYLQKYNRSGVIFPEGTRSKTGVPKPFKRTGLQTLFKKVPDGYVIPVSINNSWKLQRWGMFPVQLGVRFEFIAHPAIKIADYEVEVLIDRVEEIVVSKIHK; from the coding sequence ATGAAAGCACTCTCAAAATTAATAAGTTACCCATTTTCAATCGTTTTCTACCTCGTTTTTGGGTTGACCATCATTGTGTTTCATGCTATCCAGTGGATTTGTTTTAATCTATTTGGATATCAGGCGCACAAGAAAAGCGTGGATTACTTCAATTGGTCGTTGATGCGCTGCTTGAATTTATTGGGAACTACATTCCACGCAAAAGTAGATACCAACATTCCCAATAACGTTCCTATTATTATAGTTTCCAACCACCAAAGTATGTGGGATATTCCTCCCATAAGTTGGTATTTGAGAAGGTACCATCCCAAGTTTATTTCAAAAGTAGAATTGGGAAAAGGCATTCCTTCCATTTCTTACAATCTAAAATATGGAGGCTCTATTTTAATCGACAGAAAAAACCCCCGACAGGCAATTGTTGAAATGGTGAAGTTTTCGAAATATCTTCAGAAGTACAATCGCAGTGGAGTTATTTTCCCCGAAGGAACACGGAGTAAGACCGGAGTACCGAAACCTTTTAAAAGAACAGGCCTACAAACGCTTTTCAAGAAAGTGCCAGATGGATATGTTATTCCGGTCAGCATTAACAACAGTTGGAAGCTTCAACGATGGGGAATGTTTCCAGTACAATTGGGTGTACGTTTTGAGTTTATCGCCCATCCCGCAATAAAAATTGCCGATTATGAAGTTGAGGTTTTGATTGATAGGGTTGAGGAGATTGTAGTTTCAAAAATTCATAAATAA
- a CDS encoding BrxA/BrxB family bacilliredoxin produces MYPPELVKPMREDLTRAGFSELHTANDVEETLKKGGTTLIVVNSVCGCAAANARPGANMSLQNNKKPDHLVTVFAGVDKEAVDAARHHMVPFPPSSPSMALFKNGELVHMLERHHIEGRPAQMIAENLKNAYNEYC; encoded by the coding sequence ATGTACCCACCAGAATTAGTAAAACCAATGCGTGAAGACCTTACCAGAGCAGGTTTTTCCGAACTACATACTGCAAATGATGTTGAAGAAACATTGAAAAAGGGAGGAACAACCCTTATAGTAGTGAACTCAGTTTGTGGCTGTGCCGCGGCAAATGCACGTCCTGGTGCAAATATGAGTCTTCAGAATAACAAGAAACCAGACCATCTTGTTACAGTTTTTGCAGGAGTTGATAAAGAAGCTGTAGATGCTGCACGCCATCATATGGTGCCGTTCCCTCCAAGTTCTCCATCTATGGCATTGTTTAAAAATGGCGAATTGGTTCATATGTTAGAGCGCCATCATATTGAAGGCCGCCCAGCACAGATGATTGCCGAAAACCTAAAAAACGCATACAACGAATATTGTTAA
- a CDS encoding metal ABC transporter ATP-binding protein: protein MEEKIAVKVDDLTVAYNYKPVLWDIDLSVPEGILMAIVGPNGAGKSTLIKTILGIIKPIAGSVTIFGKPYDKQRKLVAYVPQKGSVDWDFPTTAFDVVLMGTYGSLGWIKRPGAKEKKIALESMEKVGMLSYRNRQISQLSGGQQQRVFLARALAQDASIYFMDEPFQGVDATTEIAIINILKELRKAGKTVVVVHHDLQTVPEYFDWVTFLNVKKIATGPVKEIFNDDNLTKTYGINYKVAVNK from the coding sequence ATGGAAGAAAAGATAGCCGTAAAAGTTGATGACCTTACCGTAGCTTACAACTATAAACCAGTTTTGTGGGATATTGACCTTTCAGTTCCTGAAGGTATATTGATGGCAATTGTGGGTCCAAATGGCGCTGGGAAATCGACTTTGATAAAAACCATTTTGGGAATTATAAAACCGATCGCCGGAAGTGTAACTATTTTTGGAAAACCCTATGATAAACAACGAAAATTGGTTGCTTATGTTCCCCAAAAGGGAAGTGTGGACTGGGATTTTCCCACTACCGCTTTTGATGTGGTTTTAATGGGAACCTACGGAAGTTTGGGCTGGATAAAACGACCTGGCGCAAAAGAGAAGAAGATTGCTCTAGAATCCATGGAAAAAGTAGGAATGCTTTCCTATAGAAACAGACAGATCAGTCAGTTAAGTGGAGGCCAGCAACAGCGAGTTTTTCTAGCGCGTGCATTAGCCCAGGATGCCTCTATTTATTTTATGGATGAACCTTTTCAAGGGGTTGATGCAACTACCGAAATTGCAATTATCAATATTTTAAAAGAATTGAGAAAGGCCGGAAAAACCGTAGTGGTAGTCCATCACGATCTCCAAACCGTTCCAGAATATTTTGATTGGGTAACATTCTTAAACGTGAAAAAGATTGCTACTGGACCTGTGAAAGAAATTTTTAATGATGATAACCTGACGAAGACTTATGGGATTAATTATAAGGTGGCGGTGAATAAATGA
- a CDS encoding TonB-dependent receptor, which translates to MKNKFTWIKSIVLIIASSAMAQNTVNGKVESDGEALPFANVYISQLSKGAVTDDFGNFTLENIPNGTYTISASFAGFSKESKTINLNGGTQNVRFILKEDNNLNEVVISGTLKPVLRIESPVPVEVYTPTFLKKNPTPSVFDALQNVNGVRPQLNCNVCNTGDIHINGLEGPYTLVLIDGMPIVSGLSTVYGLSGIPNSLIEQVEIVKGPASSLYGSEAVGGLINVITKLPEYAPRLSVDVFGTTWGEINTDIGLKKDYGKASTLLGVNYFNYSNPKDENGDNFTDVTLQDRISLFNKWSFKRKENRIASLAGRFFYEDRWGGEMNWNPSYRGGDEVYGESIYTTRYELLGTYQLPISEKVLFNFSYTDHDQNSVYGDVEYMAQQRIAFGQFTWDKKFGKHDMLFGVAGRYNYYDDNTTATAVGDQNDPEEILIPSLFVQDEYKLNEKNTLLVGARYDYDERHGNIFTPRLAYRLKLSANDIIRLNTGTGFRVVNLFTEDHAALTGAREVIIEGELDPERSYNANLNYLKKLYLKGGTMLNFEASAWYTYFTNAILPDYDTNPNQIIYSNLNGHAISKGLGFNLDAHFSNRFKAILGFTYQDVTTTEDNITTQQMLTEKFSGTWALTYRIFKYNLSIDYTGNVFGPMRLPLLSDLDPRPDYSPTWSIQNIQFTYDGIKNFELYGGVKNLLNWTPAKSAPFLISRANDPFDKEVVFDNSGNAVATPNNPYALTFDPNYVYAPNQGIRGFFGLRYTLL; encoded by the coding sequence ATGAAAAATAAGTTTACTTGGATAAAATCCATAGTACTCATAATAGCTTCTTCGGCCATGGCTCAAAATACGGTTAACGGAAAGGTAGAAAGTGATGGCGAGGCGCTTCCATTTGCCAATGTTTATATTTCACAATTAAGCAAGGGTGCAGTAACGGATGATTTTGGAAATTTTACCCTTGAGAACATCCCAAATGGCACTTACACGATTTCGGCGTCCTTTGCAGGGTTTTCAAAGGAATCAAAAACGATAAATCTAAACGGCGGAACCCAGAATGTGCGCTTTATTCTAAAAGAAGATAACAATCTAAATGAAGTGGTTATAAGTGGAACCTTAAAACCAGTTTTGCGTATTGAAAGTCCCGTTCCAGTTGAAGTCTATACTCCTACCTTTTTAAAGAAAAACCCCACTCCCAGCGTTTTCGATGCGCTACAAAATGTGAATGGAGTACGGCCCCAGCTTAACTGTAACGTCTGTAACACGGGAGATATTCACATCAACGGTTTGGAAGGTCCCTACACTCTGGTTTTAATCGACGGGATGCCTATTGTAAGTGGTTTATCCACGGTATATGGTTTATCTGGAATCCCCAATTCGCTTATTGAACAAGTGGAAATTGTAAAAGGACCGGCTTCTTCTTTATATGGAAGTGAAGCCGTTGGTGGGCTCATCAATGTGATTACAAAATTGCCGGAGTACGCACCAAGACTTTCTGTAGATGTATTTGGAACTACTTGGGGTGAAATAAATACCGATATAGGTTTAAAAAAGGACTATGGTAAGGCTTCAACCCTTTTGGGAGTTAATTATTTCAATTATTCAAATCCGAAGGATGAAAATGGGGATAACTTTACTGATGTCACTCTTCAAGATCGTATTTCACTGTTCAATAAATGGAGTTTTAAACGGAAAGAAAACCGCATCGCCTCTTTGGCAGGACGTTTTTTCTATGAAGACAGATGGGGAGGAGAAATGAATTGGAATCCTTCCTATAGAGGAGGAGACGAAGTTTATGGGGAGAGTATTTATACCACTCGTTATGAATTGTTGGGAACTTATCAATTACCCATAAGCGAAAAAGTACTCTTTAATTTTTCCTATACCGATCACGACCAAAACTCGGTTTATGGTGACGTAGAATATATGGCGCAGCAGCGAATTGCTTTTGGACAGTTTACTTGGGACAAAAAGTTCGGTAAACACGACATGCTTTTCGGAGTAGCGGGACGCTATAATTATTATGATGATAATACCACGGCTACGGCAGTGGGCGATCAAAATGATCCCGAAGAAATTCTCATTCCTTCCTTATTTGTTCAGGACGAATATAAGTTGAATGAAAAAAATACTTTACTGGTTGGAGCGCGATATGATTATGACGAAAGGCACGGAAACATTTTTACACCGAGACTGGCATACCGTTTAAAGTTATCTGCAAATGATATTATCCGTCTTAACACGGGAACAGGATTTCGAGTGGTGAATCTATTTACGGAAGATCACGCGGCGCTTACAGGTGCTCGCGAAGTGATAATTGAAGGCGAATTGGATCCGGAGCGCAGTTATAACGCAAACCTCAACTATTTAAAAAAGCTTTACCTAAAAGGTGGCACAATGCTAAACTTTGAAGCTTCTGCTTGGTACACTTATTTTACAAATGCCATTCTTCCAGATTATGATACCAATCCCAACCAGATTATTTATTCAAATCTGAATGGTCACGCTATTTCCAAAGGACTTGGGTTTAACCTGGATGCCCATTTTTCAAATCGGTTTAAGGCAATTCTAGGATTCACTTATCAAGATGTTACTACTACGGAAGATAATATAACTACCCAACAAATGTTAACGGAAAAGTTTAGCGGAACTTGGGCATTGACGTATAGAATTTTCAAATACAATCTTTCAATAGATTACACCGGAAACGTCTTTGGCCCTATGAGACTTCCGCTACTAAGTGATTTGGATCCACGACCCGATTATAGCCCCACGTGGAGCATTCAAAATATTCAATTTACTTATGATGGCATTAAAAACTTCGAGCTATATGGCGGTGTAAAAAACCTATTGAATTGGACCCCGGCCAAAAGTGCTCCCTTTCTTATATCGCGAGCAAATGATCCATTTGACAAAGAAGTAGTTTTCGACAATTCTGGAAATGCAGTTGCTACTCCCAACAATCCGTATGCACTTACGTTTGACCCAAATTACGTTTACGCTCCCAACCAAGGTATCCGTGGATTCTTCGGACTAAGATATACACTGTTGTAG
- a CDS encoding TerB family tellurite resistance protein: MLRWFLAVIGYLFFRFPGAIAGFVLGSLLDNMMGGKTRTFKTSFGPSPTVSPADFELHLLSLASLVIKADGSVSQSELDYVRQYFVQAYGKDRANETFRVFNEVIKKREISAQNICNLLRQRTRYESRLQILHFLFSIASADGRVSEPEVNEIRRMAGYLGVYSQDFESIKAMFFKNPDSAYQILEIDRNATDAQVKDAYRTMAKKYHPDKLQHLDEAHRKGGEEKFKKVQEAYDQIKKERGI, translated from the coding sequence ATGCTTCGTTGGTTCCTGGCCGTTATTGGCTATCTTTTTTTTCGTTTTCCTGGAGCCATAGCTGGTTTTGTTCTTGGGAGTCTGCTCGACAATATGATGGGCGGAAAAACGCGGACTTTCAAAACTTCTTTTGGTCCTTCACCTACAGTATCTCCCGCCGATTTTGAGCTTCATTTATTATCACTCGCTTCTTTAGTTATTAAGGCGGATGGCAGTGTAAGCCAGTCCGAACTGGATTATGTGCGACAGTATTTTGTGCAGGCTTATGGAAAGGATCGCGCCAACGAAACATTCCGAGTTTTTAACGAGGTAATCAAAAAACGGGAAATTTCTGCGCAAAACATCTGTAATCTACTTAGGCAACGTACACGTTATGAAAGCAGACTTCAGATTCTCCACTTTTTATTCAGCATTGCCAGTGCGGATGGACGTGTTTCAGAACCTGAGGTAAATGAAATTCGCCGTATGGCGGGATATTTAGGTGTGTATTCCCAGGATTTTGAGAGCATTAAGGCGATGTTCTTTAAAAATCCAGATAGTGCATACCAAATTTTGGAAATAGATCGAAATGCCACCGATGCACAGGTTAAAGATGCCTATCGAACAATGGCGAAAAAATACCATCCCGATAAACTCCAACATCTTGACGAGGCCCACCGAAAAGGTGGGGAAGAGAAATTCAAGAAGGTGCAAGAGGCTTATGACCAGATTAAGAAGGAGCGTGGTATATAA